AAGCCGGCCGCCAGTGCCGGCGCGAATACAAAGGATGCATACCGTGATGAAGAAAACACTGCTCGCTGCCCTCCTCGTCCTTTCCGCCACGGCGGCCCAGGCCATCGAAGTGACCGCCAGCGCTGGCGACGAATACCAGCACATCGACGGCAATGCCTCGCTGCTCGGCATCGACTTCTCGGCCGACTGGACCCACAACGACCATAAGGGCGAAGTCGGCGGTGTCGGCCTCGGCATCAAGCTGCCGGTGCCGGTCGTCGACGCCGCACTCGGCGTCAAGGCCGTCTACCTGTCGCCGAACGACATGGACAGCGAATACGCCGGCGCGCTCGGCGGCCGCCTGACCGTACCGCTCGGCGAACACTTCGCCGTCTACGGCAGCGCCTACTATGCGCCGGACGGTTTTGCCAGCGGCGACGTCAAGACCTTCACCGATGCGGCGATCGGCGTGCGCTGGAACGTGATCAAGCCCTTGTCGATCGACGTCGGCTACCGCTATACCGCGATCGACCGCGACAACGGCGGCGAGATCCGCATTGCCGACGGCATCTACGGCGGCCTGGGCGTGCGCTTCTGATCTGCCATCGACCGGTACAAAAAAGGGGCCTCGTGCCCCTTTTTCTGTATCTGCGCCGCACGCACCGCGCCGGGTAAGATGGCTGACCGCCCTTTGCCCGGAACAACGATGAACGACAACTGGCTTCCCCCGCTGCTCGACCTGCTTGCCCGCGGCGAGCGCCTGCTGAACGAATACGAGCGCCGGCTGCCGGCGCTGCCGCCGGCCAACGACTGGCAGGCGCAGGCCTACCGCTGGCGCGCCTTCGGCGACCGCTGCGCACTGCAGCCGGTGCTGCACCCGCATACGATCACGCTCTCCTCGCTGTGCAACATCGACCGGCAGAAGGCGCTGCTCGTCGCCAATACCCGCCAGTTCGTCGAAGGCCGGCTTGCCAACAACGTGCTGCTGACCGGCGCGCGCGGCTGCGGCAAGAGTTCGCTGGTCAAGGCGGCGTGGAACGAATTCAAGGACCGGGGGCTGCGGCTGATCGAGGTCGAGAAGACCCACCTGACCGACCTGCCCGACATCGTCGAGCAGGTTGCCGGCCGGCCCGAGCGCTTCATCCTGTTCTGCGACGACCTCAGCTTCGAGGAAGGCGACTGGGGCTATCAGGCGCTGAAGACCGCGCTCGACGGCTCGATCGCTGCGCCAAGCGCCAATGTGCTGATCTACGCGACGTCGAACCGCCGCCATCTGGTGCCGGAATATCTCAGCGAAAACGCGCAGACCCGGTATCAGGGCGAGGAGATCCACCTGTCCGAAGCGATCGAGGAAAAGGTCGCGCTGTCCGAACGTTTCGGGCTGTGGCTGTCGTTCTACGGCTTCGACCAGAACGACTACCTGAACGCCTGCAGGCTGTGGCTGGACCACTTCGGCATCGCCGGCTGGAACGAGCAGACCGAGCGCGGGGCGCTGCAATGGGCGCAGGGGCGCGGTTCGCGCAGCGGCCGGGTTGCCTGGCAGTTCGCCCGCGACTGGGCCGGCAAGGCCGGCTGAGCGCCGCTCATGCCCCAAGGGTACTTCGTGCCGGACGCAAATCCTGCTGGCAGTGTTGCGCTCACTTGCCGTACCGCTTGTTGTGACCGAAGGGAATCCCCGCGCGGCCCCTGAAGGGCGCCAGCGCCGTTGCACCGGATTGTGCCAACGGCTCCCGGCGCCGGTGCGATTCGCAGGATTGCCACCGTGCCACGGCCGTCGGCACGGTACAATCGCCGCCTCCCCTCCCTGCCCGTTTCCGCCATGACCGTACCGCGCATCACCCACGTCGCCGCCGGCATCCTGCTGCGGCCCGACGGCA
This window of the Jeongeupia sp. USM3 genome carries:
- a CDS encoding YfaZ family outer membrane protein, translating into MKKTLLAALLVLSATAAQAIEVTASAGDEYQHIDGNASLLGIDFSADWTHNDHKGEVGGVGLGIKLPVPVVDAALGVKAVYLSPNDMDSEYAGALGGRLTVPLGEHFAVYGSAYYAPDGFASGDVKTFTDAAIGVRWNVIKPLSIDVGYRYTAIDRDNGGEIRIADGIYGGLGVRF
- a CDS encoding ATP-binding protein, yielding MNDNWLPPLLDLLARGERLLNEYERRLPALPPANDWQAQAYRWRAFGDRCALQPVLHPHTITLSSLCNIDRQKALLVANTRQFVEGRLANNVLLTGARGCGKSSLVKAAWNEFKDRGLRLIEVEKTHLTDLPDIVEQVAGRPERFILFCDDLSFEEGDWGYQALKTALDGSIAAPSANVLIYATSNRRHLVPEYLSENAQTRYQGEEIHLSEAIEEKVALSERFGLWLSFYGFDQNDYLNACRLWLDHFGIAGWNEQTERGALQWAQGRGSRSGRVAWQFARDWAGKAG